In one Moritella sp. 5 genomic region, the following are encoded:
- a CDS encoding ATP-dependent zinc protease, which produces MRIVNYLELGMDTLKTRRQLLTGIILSALLSGCVSVDQFLNQDGTSPQTLHSQIVQQNQQIELLVKQQNTILAELQKQPALFEQQKQDIAQLNHKLESYIKLRQQVTYNSQVIASYQVDKSVEEINNTEHPPLVQSSESITPIDKLVIGSEELVLLNDLQSKYKARIDTGATTSSLNATDIVEFERDGKKWVRFNFSQEIDDNEAQIIEAKIARTILIRQANNSEPTRRPIIELPVQLGDIKMLTEFTLADRSRMTFPVLLGRTFLKDIVMVDVARTYTLTESAIQ; this is translated from the coding sequence ATGCGAATTGTCAATTATTTAGAATTAGGAATGGATACTTTGAAAACACGCCGTCAATTACTCACCGGAATTATCCTTAGCGCCTTACTCTCTGGATGCGTGAGTGTTGACCAGTTTCTAAATCAAGACGGTACATCGCCGCAAACACTACATTCACAAATAGTGCAACAGAACCAACAAATCGAGCTATTAGTTAAGCAGCAAAATACCATATTGGCTGAATTACAAAAGCAACCAGCGTTATTCGAACAGCAAAAACAGGATATTGCGCAGCTAAATCATAAACTCGAAAGTTATATTAAATTACGTCAACAAGTAACCTACAATAGCCAAGTTATCGCGAGTTACCAGGTTGATAAATCCGTTGAAGAAATTAACAATACTGAACATCCTCCCCTTGTACAGTCTTCAGAATCAATTACACCTATTGATAAATTAGTCATTGGCTCAGAAGAGCTGGTATTGCTCAATGATCTGCAAAGCAAATATAAAGCCCGCATTGATACTGGCGCAACAACTTCATCACTTAATGCAACCGATATTGTTGAATTTGAACGCGATGGTAAAAAATGGGTTCGTTTTAACTTCAGCCAAGAAATCGATGATAATGAAGCGCAGATTATCGAAGCAAAAATTGCGCGTACAATTCTGATCCGTCAAGCAAACAACAGTGAACCTACGCGTAGGCCGATTATCGAATTACCCGTGCAACTCGGTGATATAAAAATGCTGACAGAGTTTACACTTGCCGACCGCAGTCGCATGACATTTCCAGTATTACTGGGGCGTACATTTTTAAAAGATATCGTCATGGTCGATGTAGCACGCACTTATACACTGACAGAATCTGCGATACAGTAA